The proteins below come from a single Aptenodytes patagonicus chromosome 2, bAptPat1.pri.cur, whole genome shotgun sequence genomic window:
- the PDIA4 gene encoding protein disulfide-isomerase A4 isoform X2: MRPSGLWVLVLLLGLAQIALLARGAAAEEDDDDGESVTKEADNDGDDDDEDDEDDDDDDSEVKEENGVLVLNDANFDTFTADKDTVLLEFYAPWCGHCKQFAPEYEKIAKTLKENDPPIPVAKVDATAATSLASRFDVSGYPTIKILKKGQPVDYDGSRTEDAIVAKVKEVSDPSWTPPPEATLVLTQDNFDDVVNGADIILVEFYAPWCGHCKRLAPEYEKAAQELSKRTPPIPLAKVDATAETELAKKFDVTGYPTLKIFRKGKPYDYSGPREKYGIVDYMIEQAGPPSKQIQATKQVQEFLRDGDDVIIIGVFSGENDKAYQLYQEAANGLREDYKFHHTFSNEIAKLLKASPGKLVVMQPEKFQSKHEPKMHVLDLKDSTDGLEIKEHVLKHALPLVGHRKPSNDAKRYAKRPLVVVYYSVDFSFDYRVATQYWRGKVLEVAKDFPEYVFAVSDEEDYSSEIKDLGLLESGEDVNVAILDEGGKKYAMEPEEFDSDVLRQFVLAFKKGKLKPIVKSQPVPKNNKGPVKVVVGKTFDTIVMDPKNDVLIEFYAPWCGHCKKLEPVYTELGKKYKNEKNLVIAKMDATANDVTSDRYKVEGFPTIYFAPRDKKNSPIKFEGGDRDLEHLSKFVEEHVTKLSRTKEEL; encoded by the exons AATCTGTTACAAAAGAAGCTGacaatgatggtgatgatgatgatgaagatgacgaagatgacgatgatgatgattCTGAagttaaagaagaaaatggtGTATTAGTCTTGAATGATGCAAACTTTGACACCTTTACTGCAGACAAGGACACTGTGCTGCTCGAGTTCTACGCGCCATG GTGTGGGCATTGCAAGCAGTTTGCTCCTGAATATGAAAAGATAGCCAAAACTCTGAAGGAAAATGACCCTCCTATTCCAGTTGCCAAAGTAGATGCTACTGCAGCCACTTCACTAGCAAGTCGTTTTGATGTCAGCGGCTACCCAACCATCAAAATCCTGAAAAAAGGCCAACCTGTTGACTATGACGGTTCTCGGACAGAAGATG CAATTGTGGCCAAAGTCAAGGAGGTTTCTGACCCCAGTTGGACCCCGCCACCAGAAGCTACCCTGGTATTGACCCAGGATAATTTTGACGACGTCGTGAATGGTGCTGACATAATCCTGGTGGAGTTCTATGCTCCATG GTGTGGACACTGCAAAAGGCTTGCTCCAGAATACGAGAAGGCTGCCCAGGAGCTCAGCAAGCGCACACCTCCTATTCCTCTGGCTAAAGTGGATGCCACTGCTGAAACTGAGCTTGCAAAGAAGTTTGATGTTACTGGCTACCCAACTCTGAAAATCTTCCGCAAGGGCAAACCTTATGACTACAGTGGTCCACGGGAAAAATACG GTATTGTCGACTACATGATTGAACAGGCTGGTCCTCCATCCAAACAGATTCAGGCTACCAAGCAGGTACAGGAATTTCTGAGGGATGGGGATGATGTCATCATCATTGGTGTCTTTAGTGGAGAGAATGACAAAGCCTATCAGCTCTATCAGGAAGCAg CTAACGGTTTAAGAGAAGATTACAAGTTCCATCACACCTTCAGCAATGAGATTGCAAAACTATTGAAAGCATCTCCAGGAAAACTGGTTGTCATGCAGCCAGAAAAATTTCAGTCAAAGCACGAGCCCAAGATGCATGTTTTGGATCTTAAA GACTCTACAGATGGATTGGAGATTAAAGAGCACGTGCTGAAACATGCTTTGCCTCTAGTTGGCCATCGCAAGCCTTCCAATGACGCTAAAAGATACGCTAAGCGTCCTCTAGTGGTTGTCTATTATTCTGTAGACTTCAGTTTCGACTACCGTGTTG CTACCCAGTACTGGAGAGGCAAAGTCCTGGAAGTGGCCAAAGACTTCCCTGAATATGTGTTTGCTGTTTCTGATGAGGAAGattattcttctgaaataaaagatCTGGGCCTGCTTGAGAGTGGCGAGGATGTCAATGTTGCCATTTTGGATGAAGGTGGCAAGAAATATGCCATGGAGCCGGAAGAGTTTGACTCTGATGTGCTCAGGCAATTTGTGCTGGCATTCAAAAAAG GAAAACTGAAGCCTATTGTGAAGTCCCAGCCAGTGCCAAAAAATAACAAAGGGCCTGTGAAAGTGGTAGTGGGTAAAACTTTTGATACCATAGTAATGGATCCAAAGAATGATGTTCTCATAGAGTTCTATGCCCCATGGTGTGGACACTGCAAGAAACTAGAACCAGTGTATACCGAGCTAGGCAAAAAATACAAGAATGAGAAAAATCTAGTCATAGCCAAGATGGATGCTACTGCCAACGACGTGACGAGTGACCGCTACAAAGTGGAGGGATTCCCCACTATCTACTTTGCTCCGAGGGACAAGAAGAACAGCCCTATTAAATTTGAAGGCGGGGACAGAGATTTAGAGCATTTGAGCAAATTTGTAGAGGAGCATGTGACAAAACTCTCCAGAACAAAAGAAGAGCTTTAG
- the PDIA4 gene encoding protein disulfide-isomerase A4 isoform X1: MRPSGLWVLVLLLGLAQIALLARGAAAEEDDDDGESVTKEADNDGDDDDEDDEDDDDDDSEVKEENGVLVLNDANFDTFTADKDTVLLEFYAPWCGHCKQFAPEYEKIAKTLKENDPPIPVAKVDATAATSLASRFDVSGYPTIKILKKGQPVDYDGSRTEDAIVAKVKEVSDPSWTPPPEATLVLTQDNFDDVVNGADIILVEFYAPWCGHCKRLAPEYEKAAQELSKRTPPIPLAKVDATAETELAKKFDVTGYPTLKIFRKGKPYDYSGPREKYGIVDYMIEQAGPPSKQIQATKQVQEFLRDGDDVIIIGVFSGENDKAYQLYQEAANGLREDYKFHHTFSNEIAKLLKASPGKLVVMQPEKFQSKHEPKMHVLDLKQDSTDGLEIKEHVLKHALPLVGHRKPSNDAKRYAKRPLVVVYYSVDFSFDYRVATQYWRGKVLEVAKDFPEYVFAVSDEEDYSSEIKDLGLLESGEDVNVAILDEGGKKYAMEPEEFDSDVLRQFVLAFKKGKLKPIVKSQPVPKNNKGPVKVVVGKTFDTIVMDPKNDVLIEFYAPWCGHCKKLEPVYTELGKKYKNEKNLVIAKMDATANDVTSDRYKVEGFPTIYFAPRDKKNSPIKFEGGDRDLEHLSKFVEEHVTKLSRTKEEL, translated from the exons AATCTGTTACAAAAGAAGCTGacaatgatggtgatgatgatgatgaagatgacgaagatgacgatgatgatgattCTGAagttaaagaagaaaatggtGTATTAGTCTTGAATGATGCAAACTTTGACACCTTTACTGCAGACAAGGACACTGTGCTGCTCGAGTTCTACGCGCCATG GTGTGGGCATTGCAAGCAGTTTGCTCCTGAATATGAAAAGATAGCCAAAACTCTGAAGGAAAATGACCCTCCTATTCCAGTTGCCAAAGTAGATGCTACTGCAGCCACTTCACTAGCAAGTCGTTTTGATGTCAGCGGCTACCCAACCATCAAAATCCTGAAAAAAGGCCAACCTGTTGACTATGACGGTTCTCGGACAGAAGATG CAATTGTGGCCAAAGTCAAGGAGGTTTCTGACCCCAGTTGGACCCCGCCACCAGAAGCTACCCTGGTATTGACCCAGGATAATTTTGACGACGTCGTGAATGGTGCTGACATAATCCTGGTGGAGTTCTATGCTCCATG GTGTGGACACTGCAAAAGGCTTGCTCCAGAATACGAGAAGGCTGCCCAGGAGCTCAGCAAGCGCACACCTCCTATTCCTCTGGCTAAAGTGGATGCCACTGCTGAAACTGAGCTTGCAAAGAAGTTTGATGTTACTGGCTACCCAACTCTGAAAATCTTCCGCAAGGGCAAACCTTATGACTACAGTGGTCCACGGGAAAAATACG GTATTGTCGACTACATGATTGAACAGGCTGGTCCTCCATCCAAACAGATTCAGGCTACCAAGCAGGTACAGGAATTTCTGAGGGATGGGGATGATGTCATCATCATTGGTGTCTTTAGTGGAGAGAATGACAAAGCCTATCAGCTCTATCAGGAAGCAg CTAACGGTTTAAGAGAAGATTACAAGTTCCATCACACCTTCAGCAATGAGATTGCAAAACTATTGAAAGCATCTCCAGGAAAACTGGTTGTCATGCAGCCAGAAAAATTTCAGTCAAAGCACGAGCCCAAGATGCATGTTTTGGATCTTAAA CAGGACTCTACAGATGGATTGGAGATTAAAGAGCACGTGCTGAAACATGCTTTGCCTCTAGTTGGCCATCGCAAGCCTTCCAATGACGCTAAAAGATACGCTAAGCGTCCTCTAGTGGTTGTCTATTATTCTGTAGACTTCAGTTTCGACTACCGTGTTG CTACCCAGTACTGGAGAGGCAAAGTCCTGGAAGTGGCCAAAGACTTCCCTGAATATGTGTTTGCTGTTTCTGATGAGGAAGattattcttctgaaataaaagatCTGGGCCTGCTTGAGAGTGGCGAGGATGTCAATGTTGCCATTTTGGATGAAGGTGGCAAGAAATATGCCATGGAGCCGGAAGAGTTTGACTCTGATGTGCTCAGGCAATTTGTGCTGGCATTCAAAAAAG GAAAACTGAAGCCTATTGTGAAGTCCCAGCCAGTGCCAAAAAATAACAAAGGGCCTGTGAAAGTGGTAGTGGGTAAAACTTTTGATACCATAGTAATGGATCCAAAGAATGATGTTCTCATAGAGTTCTATGCCCCATGGTGTGGACACTGCAAGAAACTAGAACCAGTGTATACCGAGCTAGGCAAAAAATACAAGAATGAGAAAAATCTAGTCATAGCCAAGATGGATGCTACTGCCAACGACGTGACGAGTGACCGCTACAAAGTGGAGGGATTCCCCACTATCTACTTTGCTCCGAGGGACAAGAAGAACAGCCCTATTAAATTTGAAGGCGGGGACAGAGATTTAGAGCATTTGAGCAAATTTGTAGAGGAGCATGTGACAAAACTCTCCAGAACAAAAGAAGAGCTTTAG